Proteins from a genomic interval of Clostridium sp. 'deep sea':
- the yqeK gene encoding bis(5'-nucleosyl)-tetraphosphatase (symmetrical) YqeK, which translates to MNIKEITKLMEQNLSAQRFKHSIAVANTAVKLATIYNVNTKSAEIAGLLHDCAKNLKNEELLLKAEKFDIIINDIWRIEPQLLHGPVGAHLALEYYPELNKNIINAIYYHTTGRENMSKLEKIIYIADIIEPSRSFYGVTELRNLVGEPLNSLTVKVMDSVLKYLINNNLIIDTHTIKARNQIYTKIKKQVGKMER; encoded by the coding sequence ATGAATATTAAAGAAATAACAAAATTAATGGAACAAAATTTGTCTGCACAACGTTTTAAACATAGCATTGCAGTTGCAAATACAGCCGTAAAATTGGCAACGATTTATAATGTAAATACAAAAAGTGCAGAAATTGCTGGGCTTTTGCATGACTGTGCTAAGAATCTTAAAAATGAAGAATTGTTGCTTAAAGCAGAAAAATTTGATATTATAATAAATGATATATGGCGAATAGAGCCTCAATTACTGCATGGGCCTGTTGGGGCTCATTTAGCTTTAGAATATTATCCTGAGCTAAATAAAAATATTATAAATGCCATATATTATCACACAACAGGTAGAGAAAATATGAGTAAGCTCGAAAAAATTATATATATTGCCGATATTATAGAGCCCAGTAGAAGTTTTTATGGAGTAACAGAGTTAAGGAATTTGGTAGGAGAGCCTCTTAACAGCTTAACAGTTAAGGTAATGGATAGTGTATTAAAGTACTTGATAAATAATAATCTTATTATTGATACCCACACAATAAAAGCCCGTAACCAAATATATACTAAAATAAAGAAACAAGTGGGGAAGATGGAGAGATAA
- a CDS encoding LCP family protein — protein MNNERSKSRKPKKRWRRILLIILLSVILAVSYTGYRAWAFLQGLNDGLDLELIDKPADNETINLLIMGVDHLPGRSDTLIFVSYNPNTEKVLAMSIPRDTKTFVPGYWKSSGKPYGLQKINAAHSFGGIPLAVDTVKRFLGVDIHYYARLDYSALHKLVDAVGGVPVDIKFRMKYDDNAGNLHIDFKPGKVTLDGQKAEEFLRWRKNTDGTGDGLGDLGRVQRQQEFLKSALNQFLKVSNLMNLGKMEEIVSDSIDTNMTASFMIKMLKDVVWGFDFDNDLTFTTVPGEFSEGGASYWIVNDENRAKLGTMLQNHLAPDIKETVNVRVLNGTSKTGLASKVAENLNKYPHVKATAGDYKTKDVTVTEVISYTEDTIAKYVAGMVDGEYNIYRGTDENTTDDIVIIIGEDFKTK, from the coding sequence ATGAATAATGAGCGTAGTAAAAGCCGTAAACCCAAAAAACGCTGGAGAAGAATATTACTAATAATATTATTATCAGTAATATTGGCTGTAAGTTATACAGGATACCGCGCTTGGGCCTTTTTACAGGGGCTAAATGATGGCTTAGACTTAGAACTTATAGATAAACCAGCAGATAATGAAACCATAAATCTATTAATAATGGGTGTAGATCATTTACCTGGCAGGTCAGATACCTTAATTTTTGTAAGCTATAACCCTAATACAGAAAAAGTGTTAGCAATGTCGATACCTCGTGATACAAAAACATTTGTACCAGGATATTGGAAAAGCAGTGGTAAACCATATGGCTTACAAAAAATTAATGCAGCGCACTCTTTTGGGGGAATACCCCTAGCGGTTGATACAGTTAAAAGATTTTTAGGGGTAGATATCCACTATTATGCTCGTTTAGACTATTCTGCATTGCATAAGCTAGTTGATGCAGTTGGTGGGGTACCAGTAGATATAAAATTTAGAATGAAATATGATGACAATGCTGGTAATTTGCATATTGATTTTAAGCCTGGAAAAGTTACCCTTGACGGTCAAAAGGCCGAAGAGTTTTTAAGGTGGCGTAAAAATACTGATGGAACAGGTGATGGATTAGGTGATTTGGGAAGAGTTCAGCGTCAACAAGAATTCTTGAAATCTGCCTTAAACCAGTTTTTAAAAGTAAGTAACCTAATGAATTTAGGAAAAATGGAAGAAATAGTATCAGATAGCATAGATACAAATATGACTGCATCATTTATGATAAAAATGTTAAAAGATGTTGTATGGGGTTTTGACTTTGATAATGATTTAACCTTTACAACAGTTCCTGGTGAATTTTCGGAAGGCGGAGCCTCATATTGGATTGTAAACGATGAAAACAGAGCTAAGTTAGGCACCATGTTACAAAATCATTTGGCTCCAGATATAAAAGAAACAGTGAATGTAAGAGTACTTAATGGTACTTCTAAAACCGGTTTAGCTAGTAAGGTTGCTGAGAATTTAAACAAATACCCTCATGTTAAAGCTACAGCTGGTGATTATAAAACTAAAGATGTAACAGTAACTGAGGTTATAAGTTATACAGAAGATACCATTGCAAAATATGTAGCTGGTATGGTAGATGGTGAATATAACATTTACCGTGGTACAGATGAAAATACCACTGATGATATTGTAATTATTATTGGTGAAGACTTTAAAACCAAATAA